The DNA region CAATCGCTGCTCTATTGAAGGATATAAAAGTCTGTGTTCTCTCTTTTCATTTCTCCTTCGTTATGTTCAAACTGGTGCATAATTCAGCTTCTTTCCTTATTCATTACTTGTACAAAAGGCCTTGGTTCTATTTAACTTCTTACGTAAAGATGTAAAATTAAGTATAAGTAAAATATAGAAATATAACTTTACATTTTCTGTCTGTGATCTTTTCCAGACGATTAGCCTTACGTTTTCTGTCTGTTTAATTCTCTTCTcttttggaagaattatattcttCAGACCATTGTTCGACTTTTAATTAAATGTTATTATTTCATGAAACTGTGCAGTGCTTTTGTCAATTTGCTTCCGCCTTCTCTACCTTTATCAAGTTACAGTAAATATGTCATCCAAAAAGTTGCATGGAGCTGAATTGTGTGTGTCATCTGCAGAGCAGCAAGCTAAGGTTATATTTATGAGATGAGATTCTGACTATTTTTTCACAATCCGGATCAATATATATGCACGTTTAAACATCTACTTCCAGATACTTTTGTAAATCATGGAGGTGATTTTAATGACGGAGTTCTGCACCAATTTTAAATCTTTAGTTTCTGGTGTAGTAAAACCTGAATAAAGGCCAACTTAAACTTTAAAAGTTATCGTTAACTTCTCCATTTTGATTGTTATCACTTTACGTTGCTAGGTGAATAAACTTTGCAAGATTTTCTTAGTCACATTGCAAATATTATTAAGCTGGGTAACCCCCACTTCAAATGTCATATATATCAGATTGCACTTCAAATGTAGTGGGAATTCAAATGATCCTTAATCTGAATCATGTGCTTACCTTCTTTGCCTACGAGTATTTTTCACAACCATCAAATTTTACGCTGTAATGATGTGGGAATTGGATGGTGTTAATAGGTTTCTTGCACATGATATTAAGTTTTAGGATTATAGGAATGCTAATGCAAATTGATCATTAGATGGGAACATAAAGCGTTTATGAGCTTGATATGTTAAATGTGTAATAATCCATTTCTTTGAAATCCAGATCAATGAAGTTAGAAAGTTGATTGGTCCTGCTGTTGACAAGTTTCCAGCAATGTGTTCGGATGCATCAGTTCTAAGGTTTCTCAGGGCACGGAATTGGCATACAAAAAGGGCAGCCAAGATGCTAAAAGAAACCTTGATATGGAGACTTGAATACAAACCAGAGATGATCCGTTGGGTACGGCTACAGCCCCTTTATTAAATAATCATTGTTCTATAATATTCATCTGTTTGCGTttttatattaaatatatatGTTGATCAATAGTTTGTCTCTAATTAGGATGATATTGCTCAACAAGCAGAAACTGGAAAAGTTTACAAAGCCAACTACTTTGACAAATATGGAAGGACTGTTCTTGTCATGAGGCCTGGAATACAGGTACATAAATAATGAGAAGCAGTTCGCATGATTTTCTTTCTCTGATATCTTTGTATTCTCCTGGCTCTTTCAGAACCCACACTCAGTAGAGAAGCAAATGAGATATTTAGTGTATTGCATGGAGAATGCCATACTGGATCTAAAATCGGGTCAGGAGCGAATGGTTTGGTTAATCGACTTTGAAGGGTGGAACAtgtcaagtatatcagtgaaggTGACCCGAGAAACAGCACGTGTACTACAAGATCGTTATCCAGAGAGGCTAGGTCTTGCAATCTTTTATAATCCGCCAAAAGTTTTTGAATCCTTCTGGATAGTAGGTGCCTCTAACTTCTATTTACAGTTTTTTTTGCTAATAATGTATTCCACCACAACTTTCAACACTTCTAATAGTATTTTAGTATGCATTTTGCAGTTGGTAAAACCATTTCTTGAGAAGAGGACATACAAGAAAGTGAGGTTTGTCTACCCAAATGATGCACATACTCAAAAAGTAATGGAAGATCTATTTCATATGGACAAGCTAGAGTCCTCATTTGGGGGGAAATGCACACAAGGGTTTGAATATGTTGCCTACTCCAAACGCATGAAAGAGGGGGATAAGAAGATGTCTGAATTTGTTAAATCTGGTGTTCCATTGCCCTCTGACCAATATGTGACTGCTGAGACACGAGAATCCTCAGCGCGAGACAATAGTTTTGAGTTGTCTGAGGATGGTTTATCCTCTACTGatgaaacaacatcaaacttGGAAAGTTCAGATATTGAGACTGAAGATCTGCAGATGAGTTGTAAAGATGAGGT from Nicotiana tabacum cultivar K326 chromosome 24, ASM71507v2, whole genome shotgun sequence includes:
- the LOC107822907 gene encoding uncharacterized protein LOC107822907, producing the protein MSSKKLHGAELCVSSAEQQAKINEVRKLIGPAVDKFPAMCSDASVLRFLRARNWHTKRAAKMLKETLIWRLEYKPEMIRWDDIAQQAETGKVYKANYFDKYGRTVLVMRPGIQNPHSVEKQMRYLVYCMENAILDLKSGQERMVWLIDFEGWNMSSISVKVTRETARVLQDRYPERLGLAIFYNPPKVFESFWILVKPFLEKRTYKKVRFVYPNDAHTQKVMEDLFHMDKLESSFGGKCTQGFEYVAYSKRMKEGDKKMSEFVKSGVPLPSDQYVTAETRESSARDNSFELSEDGLSSTDETTSNLESSDIETEDLQMSCKDEVKVDTTAAKEIKQSE